In Paenibacillus ihbetae, the following are encoded in one genomic region:
- a CDS encoding YitT family protein, with protein sequence MVKNHKKLTMGEIVKRFIFITIGAILMAVALEIFLVPNEIIDGGITGISIVLSEITPIKLGLYLFIINLPFLFIGYKQIGKTFAFSTLYGIVMLSVATTFLHHFEPFTNEKILAVLFGGLILGLGVGLVIRYGGALDGTEIVAILLSKKLRVPVGQIIMIINVFIFITAGFVFGADSAMYSIFSYYIAAKVMDIVVEGLDESKSVTIISNEYEEISSAIMQRLGRSTTMIYAKGGYSQEDTQMIYCVITRLEIAKLKTVVQEIDKNAFISIQNVADVLGGSMAKSNIH encoded by the coding sequence ATGGTCAAAAATCATAAGAAGCTGACGATGGGCGAGATTGTCAAAAGGTTCATCTTTATTACGATCGGCGCTATCCTGATGGCGGTGGCGCTTGAGATATTCCTGGTGCCGAATGAAATCATCGACGGAGGCATAACGGGTATTTCCATCGTATTATCCGAGATTACGCCAATTAAGCTAGGTCTGTATCTCTTTATCATTAACCTGCCGTTCCTGTTTATCGGGTATAAGCAGATCGGAAAGACATTCGCTTTTTCCACCTTGTACGGAATCGTGATGCTGTCGGTAGCGACGACATTTCTCCATCATTTCGAACCGTTCACCAACGAGAAAATTTTGGCCGTGCTCTTCGGCGGCTTGATTCTGGGTTTAGGGGTCGGGCTCGTGATCCGTTACGGCGGAGCCCTGGACGGAACCGAAATCGTGGCGATTCTTCTATCGAAGAAGCTTCGCGTCCCGGTCGGCCAGATCATCATGATCATTAATGTGTTCATCTTTATCACGGCAGGCTTTGTGTTTGGAGCGGACTCGGCCATGTACTCGATCTTCTCGTATTACATCGCTGCCAAGGTAATGGATATCGTCGTAGAAGGACTGGATGAATCCAAGTCTGTCACCATTATTTCGAACGAGTATGAGGAAATCTCCAGTGCCATCATGCAGCGGCTGGGCCGCAGCACGACGATGATTTATGCGAAGGGCGGATATTCCCAAGAGGATACGCAGATGATTTATTGCGTGATCACCCGTTTGGAAATCGCCAAGCTGAAGACCGTTGTGCAGGAGATCGACAAAAATGCTTTTATATCGATCCAGAATGTGGCCGACGTGCTCGGCGGAAGCATGGCCAAGAGCAATATTCACTAA
- a CDS encoding thymidine kinase, which produces MAQLFFKYGSMNSGKSIEILKVAHNYEEQNKPVLLFTSAIDDRDAIGYVSSRIGLRREAIPIFEDTDIFSIVKNHDPKPYCVLVDECQFLSKGSILQLVQIVDELNVPVMGFGLKNDFRNELFEGSRWMLIYADKIEEMKTICWFCERKATMNLRVIDGKPVYTGEQILIGGNDTYFPVCRKCHANPPLPQP; this is translated from the coding sequence ATGGCTCAATTATTTTTCAAGTACGGATCAATGAACAGCGGCAAATCCATCGAGATTTTGAAGGTCGCCCATAATTACGAGGAGCAGAACAAGCCTGTCCTCCTCTTTACTTCAGCCATAGACGACCGGGACGCAATCGGATACGTATCGTCACGGATCGGCCTGCGCCGGGAAGCAATTCCTATTTTCGAGGACACCGATATATTCAGCATCGTGAAAAATCACGATCCCAAGCCTTATTGCGTTCTGGTGGATGAATGCCAGTTCCTGAGCAAGGGCAGCATTCTGCAGCTTGTCCAAATCGTGGATGAGCTGAATGTGCCGGTTATGGGCTTTGGGCTTAAGAACGATTTCCGGAACGAGCTGTTTGAAGGCAGCCGCTGGATGCTGATTTACGCGGATAAAATCGAGGAAATGAAGACGATCTGCTGGTTCTGCGAGCGCAAGGCAACCATGAATCTTAGAGTAATAGACGGTAAACCGGTCTATACCGGCGAACAGATTTTGATCGGAGGGAATGACACGTATTTTCCCGTCTGCCGGAAATGCCATGCGAATCCGCCTCTTCCGCAGCCTTGA
- a CDS encoding RNA polymerase sigma factor, which yields MEVTADKRTDWDEMEDSELVIRAQAGEREAFGELVRRHRAKVYGYARAITQESYLAEDIVQDALMRAFLHLSKLVDAGRFLPWMQRIVRNQAYTRLKARPTLQEQTFTELEGGGRLNGQEDGEWNDLDRILFRLNRTANEAAASANAPEEKLIQKETLHTLTDIIHCLKPRERMIFESHFFDQLSPQEIAKLFQLSSANVYQIISRSRKKVIQEKIRVTVDSYMKTRRDMGIMSKRILDYGKAFHDTGTWTTAADVIYKMLQFTDRKLSLPMVMGLTGHAFRINIVPKTVHIAGPTGYNFSEVLPRGLHNIGFHAKVIDGMSPNIGENSNLLDPSLTGKDAMGKRSIHRELPRALDLIHRSLDQGIPVLAWDLFFPEFGTIYGYDDETRLLYAEECGKVETLQFDHLGRSVLEEIFVLAVDGKVDLTLKQQLRLALESAIEHYEGRESAIPANCVKGLAAYDTWLEALEGGVIEPNGHAYNVAVLRDGRYFGAEFFKELKQAWHLEEKSAELIRHFDEASALYEGMYEKLDELHRMFPFPQGGQPNDPLTAREARGLVEGIKPLESKALECMKEILALIGD from the coding sequence TTGGAAGTGACAGCAGACAAACGGACAGATTGGGATGAAATGGAAGACAGCGAGTTGGTCATTCGTGCACAGGCAGGGGAACGGGAGGCTTTCGGCGAGCTGGTACGCAGACACCGAGCAAAGGTATACGGCTATGCCAGAGCCATTACCCAGGAGTCCTATCTGGCAGAGGACATCGTTCAGGATGCGCTGATGCGCGCCTTCCTGCATCTCAGCAAGCTGGTCGATGCTGGGCGGTTCCTACCCTGGATGCAGCGGATCGTGAGGAACCAGGCATACACCAGGCTCAAGGCGAGACCCACGCTTCAGGAGCAAACGTTCACGGAGCTGGAAGGGGGAGGTCGCTTGAACGGCCAGGAGGATGGCGAATGGAACGATCTGGACCGCATTCTGTTCAGGCTGAACCGGACCGCGAACGAAGCGGCTGCTTCTGCCAATGCGCCTGAGGAGAAGCTGATTCAGAAGGAAACGCTGCATACGTTAACCGACATCATTCATTGCCTGAAGCCGCGAGAGCGGATGATCTTCGAGTCCCATTTCTTCGACCAGCTGTCGCCGCAGGAAATCGCCAAGCTGTTTCAGCTCTCTTCAGCCAATGTATACCAGATTATTTCCAGATCCCGCAAAAAGGTGATCCAGGAAAAAATCCGCGTTACCGTTGACTCCTATATGAAAACAAGAAGGGATATGGGAATTATGAGCAAACGGATTTTGGACTACGGTAAGGCCTTTCACGACACAGGCACATGGACGACAGCGGCGGATGTGATTTACAAAATGCTGCAATTTACGGACCGCAAGCTCTCGCTGCCGATGGTCATGGGACTGACCGGTCATGCCTTCCGGATCAATATCGTGCCGAAGACCGTCCATATTGCGGGACCGACCGGCTATAACTTCAGTGAAGTGCTTCCCCGGGGGCTGCACAATATCGGATTTCACGCTAAAGTAATCGACGGGATGTCCCCGAATATCGGCGAAAACAGCAATCTCCTTGATCCTTCATTGACGGGGAAGGATGCGATGGGCAAACGCAGCATTCACCGTGAGCTTCCGCGAGCGCTGGATCTGATTCACCGCTCGCTGGATCAGGGGATTCCGGTACTGGCATGGGATCTGTTCTTCCCGGAATTCGGCACCATATATGGCTATGATGATGAGACGAGGCTGCTGTATGCCGAGGAATGCGGCAAGGTGGAGACGCTGCAATTCGATCATCTGGGCCGCAGCGTGCTTGAGGAGATTTTTGTGCTTGCCGTTGACGGCAAAGTGGATTTGACCCTGAAACAGCAGCTCCGGCTGGCGCTGGAATCGGCGATTGAGCATTATGAAGGCCGGGAGAGCGCGATTCCGGCTAATTGCGTCAAGGGATTGGCGGCCTATGATACTTGGCTGGAAGCGTTGGAAGGCGGCGTGATTGAGCCGAATGGTCATGCCTATAATGTTGCTGTACTGAGGGACGGGCGCTATTTTGGGGCAGAGTTCTTTAAAGAGCTCAAGCAGGCTTGGCACCTTGAGGAGAAGTCAGCGGAGCTGATCCGGCATTTCGATGAAGCGTCGGCATTGTACGAAGGGATGTATGAGAAGCTCGATGAACTGCACCGGATGTTCCCGTTTCCGCAAGGGGGCCAGCCGAACGATCCTCTCACCGCTAGAGAGGCAAGAGGCTTGGTTGAAGGAATTAAGCCGCTGGAGTCCAAAGCGCTGGAGTGCATGAAGGAGATCCTCGCGTTGATCGGAGACTAA